A genome region from Clupea harengus unplaced genomic scaffold, Ch_v2.0.2, whole genome shotgun sequence includes the following:
- the LOC122130541 gene encoding thymus-specific serine protease-like, with the protein MCNAKVIYSPIVRLPLVRHLLRPSLSSPNPGEIDPWHELSVTSNGNWMDKDRAIYIKGTSHCADMEPEEKSDRESLREAREEIERHVAIWLKSAAWELMMR; encoded by the exons atgtgtaatgcAAAGGTTATCTATAGTCCTATAGTGAGATTGCCTCTTGTGAGACACCTCCTGAGgccatctctgtcctctcccaaCCCAGGAGAGATCGACCCTTGGCATGAACTGAGTGTGACAAGCAATGGCAATTGGATGGACAAGGACCGCGCCATCTACATCAAGGGCACCTCCCACTGTGCTGACATGGAGCCGGAGGAGAAGTCCGACCGCGAGTCGCTGCGAGAGGCCAGGGAG GAGATTGAGAGGCATGTTGCCATCTGGCTGAAGAGCGCTGCCTGGGAGCTCATGATGCGCTGA
- the LOC122130543 gene encoding homeobox protein Meis3-like isoform X2, with protein sequence MDKRYEELVQYPVSEGMQVGGYEEAMRSMPPHHYSHTIPDSLKHHRDQIYGHPLFPLLALVFEKCELATCSPRDSSLSVPPHFAGLTNHSDVCSSESFNDDIAAFAKQIRSEKPIFSTNPELDSLMIQAIQVLRFHLLELEKVHELCDNFCHRYITCLKGKMPTDLVLEDREGGSKSDMEDFTGSCTSLSEQNQSWLRDPDDCGSTPSGTPGISCGLASHSTDNCSDAGDGLDGGMASPSTGEEDETDRDRRSSNKKRGIFPKVATNIMRAWLFQHLSHPYPSEEQKKQLAQDTGLTILQVNNWFINARRRIVQPMIDQSNRSGQGTPYSPEGAALGGYRLDEQAHLSLRTAGLQGMPSLAADYPGALLSQPGYSHAPTLHPYPGPHPAMLLHPPPHPHTHPHPHPHPAEPLLGQSLDIHAH encoded by the exons ATGGATAAGAGG TATGAGGAGTTGGTGCAGTACCCAGTCTCCGAGGGCATGCAAGTGGGAGGGTATGAAGAGGCGATGAGGTCAATGCCACCCCACCACTATAGCCACACCATCCCTGACTCCCTCAAACACCACCGTGACCAGATCTATGG ccaccCTCTTTTCCCTTTGTTGGCCTTGGTGTTTGAGAAGTGTGAGCTGGCCACCTGTTCACCCCGAGACTCCTCACTCTCAGTACCGCCCCATTTCGCGGGCCTCACCAATCATAGCGATGTCTGCTCATCAGAGTCCTTCAATGATGACATCGCAGCATTTGCCAAACAG ATTCGTTCAGAGAAGCCAATTTTTTCAACAAATCCTGAACTGGATAGTCTG ATGATCCAGGCCATCCAGGTTTTGCGCTTCCACTTGCTGGAGTTGGAGAAG GTGCATGAACTCTGCGATAACTTCTGCCATCGGTACATCACCTGTCTGAAGGGCAAGATGCCCACTGATTTGGTGCTGGAGGACCGTGAGGGCGGGTCGAAGTCTGACATGGAGGATTTTACTGGGTCATGCACAAGTCTGTCAGAACAG AACCAGTCTTGGTTGCGGGACCCAGATGATTGTGGCTCCACCCCCTCAGGTACTCCCGGCATATCCTGTGGTTTAGCCTCCCACAGCACTGACAACTGCAGCGATGCAG GAGACGGTTTGGATGGTGGGATGGCCTCGCCCAGCACCGGGGAGGAGGATGAGACGGACAGAGATCGGAGGAGTAGCAACAAGAAGAGAGGCATCTTCCCCAAAGTGGCCACCAACATCATGAGAGCATGGCTTTTCCAGCATCTATCA CATCCGTACCCATCAGAGGAACAGAAGAAACAGCTAGCGCAAGACACCGGGCTCACCATCCTCCAGGTTAACAACTG GTTTATCAATGCCAGACGCAGAATTGTCCAGCCCATGATTGATCAGTCAAATCGCTCAG GTCAAGGTACCCCATACAGTCCAGAGGGGGCAGCACTAGGTGGATACCGATTGGATGAACAAGCTCATCTGAGTCTTCGGACTGCAG GTCTTCAGGGAATGCCCTCTCTGGCTGCTGACTACCCCGGGGCTCTGCTGTCTCAGCCTGGCTACTCCCATGCCCCCACGCTGCACCCGTACCCCGGACCCCATCCAGCCATGCtgctgcaccccccaccccacccccacacccacccacacccccacccccacccagccGAGCCTCTCTTAGGACAAAGCCTGGACATTCATGCCCATTAA
- the LOC122130543 gene encoding homeobox protein meis3-like isoform X1, with protein MDKRYEELVQYPVSEGMQVGGYEEAMRSMPPHHYSHTIPDSLKHHRDQIYGHPLFPLLALVFEKCELATCSPRDSSLSVPPHFAGLTNHSDVCSSESFNDDIAAFAKQIRSEKPIFSTNPELDSLMIQAIQVLRFHLLELEKVHELCDNFCHRYITCLKGKMPTDLVLEDREGGSKSDMEDFTGSCTSLSEQNQSWLRDPDDCGSTPSGTPGISCGLASHSTDNCSDAGDGLDGGMASPSTGEEDETDRDRRSSNKKRGIFPKVATNIMRAWLFQHLSHPYPSEEQKKQLAQDTGLTILQVNNWFINARRRIVQPMIDQSNRSGQGTPYSPEGAALGGYRLDEQAHLSLRTAGKKQHFIERTVSSWASTVPI; from the exons ATGGATAAGAGG TATGAGGAGTTGGTGCAGTACCCAGTCTCCGAGGGCATGCAAGTGGGAGGGTATGAAGAGGCGATGAGGTCAATGCCACCCCACCACTATAGCCACACCATCCCTGACTCCCTCAAACACCACCGTGACCAGATCTATGG ccaccCTCTTTTCCCTTTGTTGGCCTTGGTGTTTGAGAAGTGTGAGCTGGCCACCTGTTCACCCCGAGACTCCTCACTCTCAGTACCGCCCCATTTCGCGGGCCTCACCAATCATAGCGATGTCTGCTCATCAGAGTCCTTCAATGATGACATCGCAGCATTTGCCAAACAG ATTCGTTCAGAGAAGCCAATTTTTTCAACAAATCCTGAACTGGATAGTCTG ATGATCCAGGCCATCCAGGTTTTGCGCTTCCACTTGCTGGAGTTGGAGAAG GTGCATGAACTCTGCGATAACTTCTGCCATCGGTACATCACCTGTCTGAAGGGCAAGATGCCCACTGATTTGGTGCTGGAGGACCGTGAGGGCGGGTCGAAGTCTGACATGGAGGATTTTACTGGGTCATGCACAAGTCTGTCAGAACAG AACCAGTCTTGGTTGCGGGACCCAGATGATTGTGGCTCCACCCCCTCAGGTACTCCCGGCATATCCTGTGGTTTAGCCTCCCACAGCACTGACAACTGCAGCGATGCAG GAGACGGTTTGGATGGTGGGATGGCCTCGCCCAGCACCGGGGAGGAGGATGAGACGGACAGAGATCGGAGGAGTAGCAACAAGAAGAGAGGCATCTTCCCCAAAGTGGCCACCAACATCATGAGAGCATGGCTTTTCCAGCATCTATCA CATCCGTACCCATCAGAGGAACAGAAGAAACAGCTAGCGCAAGACACCGGGCTCACCATCCTCCAGGTTAACAACTG GTTTATCAATGCCAGACGCAGAATTGTCCAGCCCATGATTGATCAGTCAAATCGCTCAG GTCAAGGTACCCCATACAGTCCAGAGGGGGCAGCACTAGGTGGATACCGATTGGATGAACAAGCTCATCTGAGTCTTCGGACTGCAGGTAAGAAACAGCATTTTATAGAAAGAACTGTGAGTTCATGGGCATCCACTGTCCCAATCTGA
- the LOC122130542 gene encoding ras and Rab interactor 3-like yields the protein MSSLAKPSEKPPPQLGPKSWLCPPSNTSSDSMSVSSVAPGVVMCTIQLTTASGALCIVNPLYVHEHGDDWLSQASVSAQQGAHPDKRRFERRLSKTRPWGGAGLVKNRGISLDEETLQSYSKGPAGAGVGAAVVTTSTGVVLRRSSSSSTSSTSSSSCDLFQRASTGSSVFYSSAPQSPHRVSWVESNMWMSPPPPPSLLHPPSLELDSLSVSSMEEETDSACSSPALSHHSRLLLAGKMKNRLSAVGNALGGLVNPQKRLTNRVQELSRSRSGGFGVALRAFVEQTQRAVVAEAVTSTDILQEVRTSLTGLRDMLMEHTDVSSLMDSMADLPEAELDVMLETSLHKVALKPVSSHLYSCIHSSHSSDGSFQKLQSNQHTLEGRSLEELEGTSGTGVPDPVTMEKIQQRWVSMHGAYSPNTKVHILLKVCKTIYHSMRANAKPGVVFGADDFLPCLTWVLLRSDVVTLQIDTDYMMELLDPMQLQGEGGYYLTSVYSALFYISTFRPRLAVRQLSVEAQQSLSQWHRRRTLHCNQSRRGCHRRTIRRHANTKTSPKDAPGPEGESRDTQVPPGGSEETLQVITDHQSVVEVCMKEQSENHTQEPQPRDNKSPGVRGSGPDAKQDPLRVVGLTEGGDEGYAGLLKGPEVLWSKVVVEEEEEEDEADTEGECSSDEA from the exons CTGACCACAGCCAGCGGAGCTCTCTGCATCGTCAACCCACTTTATGTCCATGAGCATGGAGATGATTGGCTGTCCCAAGCGTCAGTCAGTGCCCAGCAGGGCGCTCACCCAGACAAACGGAGGTTCGAAAGGCGGCTCAGCAAGACCAGACCCTGGGGAGGAGCGGGATTGGTCAAGAATAGAGGAATTTCATTGGATGAAGAGACACTGCAAAGCTACTCGAAAGGTCCAG CAGGTGCAGGAGTGGGGGCCGCGGTGGTCACTACCTCGACTGGAGTGGTGCTCCGCAGgtcaagcagcagcagcacctccagcaccagcagcagcagctgtgacCTCTTCCAGCGGGCCTCCACTGGGAGCTCAGTCTTCTACAGCTCAGCACCTCAGTCCCCTCACCGTGTGTCCTGGGTGGAGAGCAACATGTGGatgtccccccctcccccaccctctctcctccaccctccatcGCTGGAGCTGGACTCGCTGTCAGTCAGCAGCATGGAGGAGGAGACTGACTCCGCCTGCTCTAGTCCCGCCCTCTCTCACCACTCGCGCCTGCTATTGGCCGGCAAGATGAAAAATCGCCTGTCTGCCGTGGGCAACGCGCTTGGCGGTCTGGTGAATCCCCAAAAGCGGCTGACCAATCGGGTGCAGGAgctgagcaggagcaggagcggggGGTTTGGGGTGGCGCTGCGGGCCTTCGTGGAGCAGACTCAGCGGGCGGTGGTGGCGGAGGCCGTGACGAGCACAGACATCCTGCAGGAGGTGCGCACCTCCCTCACAGGTCTGCGGGACATGCTGATGGAGCACACCGACGTCAGCAGCCTCATGGACAGCATGGCAGACCTGCCTGAAGCTGAGCTGG aTGTCATGCTGGAGACCTCACTGCATAAAGTGGCCCTGAAGCCCGTCAGCTCCCACCTGTACTCCTGCATCCACTCCTCCCACAGCAGTGATGGAAGCTTCCAGAAGCTCCAGAGCAACCAGCACACACTGGAGGGCCGGagtctggaggagctggagggcaCCAGTGGGACGGGGGTTCCCGATCCTGTCACCATGGAGAAGATCCAGCAGCGCTGGGTGTCCATGCATGGGGCGTACTCACCCAACACCAAGGTGCACATCCTGCTTAAGGTGTGCAAGACCATATACCACAGCATGCGCGCAAACGCCAAGCCTG GTGTGGTGTTTGGGGCAGATGACTTCCTGCCTTGTTTGACATGGGTGCTACTGCGCAGTGATGTGGTCACTCTGCAAATAGACACGGACTACATGATGGAGCTTCTGGACCCCATGCAGCtacagggagagg gtggCTACTACCTGACATCTGTCTACTCCGCTCTCTTCTACATCAGCACCTTCCGTCCCCGTTTGGCAGTTAGACAACTTAGTGTGGAGGCCCAACAGTCCCTCAGCCAATGGCATCGCAGACGGACCCTACACTGCAACCAGTCACGCAGAGGATGCCACCGCAGAACCATCCGGAGGCACGCAAACACCAAGACAAGTCCTAAAGACGCACCAGGACCTGAGGGGGAGAGTAGGGACACTCAGGTGCCCCCTGGGGGTAGTGAGGAGACACTGCAGGTTATTACTGACCACCAGAGTGTAGTGGAGGTTTGTATGAAGGAACAGTCTGAGAATCACACACAAGAGCCACAACCCAGAGACAACAAGTCACCTGGTGTCAGAGGCAGTGGTCCAGATGCCAAACAGGACCCTCTCAGGGTGgttgggctgactgagggaGGGGATGAGGGCTATGCTGGCCTCCTGAAGGGCCCTGAGGTTCTCTGGAGtaaggtggtggtggaggaggaggaggaggaggacgaagcCGACACTGAGGGGGAGTGTAGCAGTGATGAGGCCTGA